The following proteins are encoded in a genomic region of Natrinema sp. DC36:
- a CDS encoding BCCT family transporter, whose translation MNAGKLLGLEDASRAERALFFVTMGVMLSLGGFGFLRPSLLSSVLTGAKGWILTYFGWWFILLGFVLLVAVFAFTASRYGRLRIGGPDAEPEFGLFSWLSMVFTVGFGASVLIWGVAEPVSIVQHPPPDPAPVQGASAESMALAFMFIHEVFPGLAMWYLPVAIAFGIVVYTDGVGEYKISSMLTGVVDKDRIPGLYWLVDLAALIATIGGISTTLGFSAQTMSAILGRVFGLDATVLTYAVFALIGAVFLADVWLGLRKGIRNAARATVVLIGVAMALLVVVGPTLYMLELSLDATGVWLSDMFRLTLYTAPGAEGNWAVNWTGFWWAWWAAWSIFVGSFVARVSKGRTIREMFAVLVVVPTVFTWIQHGLIGGWVLAPGYQEPVAEAMASAGNPAAIARALEITPFGTVLAVLFVLIIAGYIITSLDSAVFMISAITLGDENPNPRNRAWWGALLALFGMMSLRLEEFSAIESLSVTMALPFSLFLLLILYGSYVVARDYVRDNERDKLGPQTVRRQRTTRSVTDDD comes from the coding sequence ATGAACGCGGGGAAACTCCTCGGCCTCGAGGACGCGTCGCGGGCGGAGCGGGCCCTCTTCTTCGTGACGATGGGCGTGATGCTCTCGCTCGGCGGGTTCGGCTTTCTCCGGCCGTCGCTGCTGAGCAGCGTTCTCACCGGTGCGAAGGGATGGATACTCACCTACTTCGGCTGGTGGTTCATCCTCCTCGGATTCGTCCTGCTCGTCGCCGTTTTCGCCTTCACGGCCTCGCGATACGGTCGGCTCCGTATCGGCGGCCCCGACGCTGAACCGGAGTTCGGACTCTTTTCGTGGCTATCGATGGTGTTCACCGTCGGGTTCGGTGCCTCGGTTCTCATCTGGGGCGTCGCGGAACCGGTGTCGATCGTCCAGCATCCGCCGCCGGATCCCGCCCCCGTCCAGGGCGCGTCAGCCGAGTCGATGGCGCTGGCCTTCATGTTCATTCACGAGGTGTTTCCGGGGCTGGCGATGTGGTATCTCCCCGTCGCGATCGCCTTCGGCATCGTGGTCTACACGGACGGCGTCGGCGAGTACAAGATCAGTTCGATGCTCACCGGCGTCGTCGACAAAGATCGCATCCCCGGGCTCTACTGGCTGGTCGATCTGGCGGCGCTCATCGCCACGATCGGCGGTATCTCGACGACGCTCGGCTTCAGCGCACAGACGATGTCCGCGATCCTCGGACGCGTGTTCGGACTCGACGCGACGGTCCTGACCTACGCGGTGTTCGCTCTGATCGGCGCCGTCTTCCTCGCCGACGTCTGGCTCGGTCTCCGGAAAGGGATCCGCAACGCGGCTCGAGCGACGGTGGTGCTCATCGGCGTCGCGATGGCCCTGCTCGTGGTGGTCGGACCGACGCTCTACATGCTCGAGTTGAGCCTGGACGCGACGGGCGTCTGGCTCAGCGATATGTTCCGACTGACGCTGTACACCGCGCCGGGAGCAGAGGGCAACTGGGCGGTCAACTGGACCGGCTTCTGGTGGGCCTGGTGGGCCGCCTGGAGCATCTTCGTCGGCAGTTTCGTCGCCCGCGTCTCGAAAGGGCGGACCATCCGGGAGATGTTCGCCGTGCTCGTCGTCGTCCCGACGGTCTTCACGTGGATCCAGCACGGCCTCATCGGCGGCTGGGTGCTCGCGCCGGGCTATCAGGAGCCGGTTGCCGAAGCGATGGCCTCGGCGGGAAATCCCGCGGCCATCGCGAGAGCGCTCGAGATCACGCCGTTCGGCACGGTGCTCGCGGTGCTGTTCGTCCTCATCATCGCCGGCTACATCATCACCTCCCTCGACTCGGCGGTGTTCATGATCTCGGCGATCACGCTCGGTGACGAGAACCCGAACCCGCGAAACCGCGCGTGGTGGGGCGCGCTGCTCGCGCTCTTCGGGATGATGTCGCTCCGACTCGAGGAGTTCAGCGCCATCGAGTCGCTCTCGGTAACGATGGCGCTCCCGTTCTCGCTGTTCCTGTTGCTCATCCTGTATGGCAGTTACGTCGTCGCCCGGGACTACGTTCGGGACAACGAGAGGGATAAACTGGGTCCCCAGACGGTCCGCCGGCAGAGAACTACCCGTAGCGTGACCGACGACGATTGA
- a CDS encoding class I adenylate-forming enzyme family protein, with protein sequence MNEPVDWPTRDLLSHRASTTPDATALIDADEDKKWTYGEFDRRVDAVTERLENTVYGPDDRLGVLMGTRVAFATVYFAAMRRGVTVVPLNVRETTAEIASKASRLALDAVVCESETEALALETVDCPVVSVDDPGHDDVGSLQPITEAYAIPVPLKRNRTHMLMFTSGTSGEPKAVRLTVGNLVASATASAFRLGVLPDDRWLCCLPMYHMGGLAPVVRSTLYGTTAVIQREFDPRETARIIDDCDITGISLVPTMCKRLLDAGWTPPATLRFVLLGGAPASRELLERCRERGVPVHPTYGMTETASQVSTVRPTDAFSHPGTVGQPLGCTDVSIVDENGAIVDTGETGELVVSGPTVTPGYLDDEHTESAFGERGLHTGDAGYRDEDGRLWISNRIDDRIVTGGENVDPGEVVATLRSHPRVDDAAVVGLPDEEWGERVAALVVPDPEIESVGRLEQSLLAHCDDRLAGFKRPKTIGFADGLPRTASGTVDRNAVRDRLLEDGIDLTESP encoded by the coding sequence ATGAACGAACCGGTTGACTGGCCGACGCGTGACCTGCTGTCTCACCGCGCATCGACGACCCCGGACGCAACAGCTCTCATCGACGCCGACGAGGACAAAAAGTGGACCTACGGGGAGTTTGACCGTCGTGTCGATGCTGTCACGGAGCGGCTCGAGAACACCGTTTACGGCCCCGATGATCGCCTCGGCGTGCTCATGGGGACGCGAGTTGCGTTCGCCACGGTGTATTTCGCAGCGATGCGCCGCGGCGTCACGGTCGTTCCGCTGAACGTCCGCGAAACGACCGCCGAAATCGCGTCGAAGGCGAGCCGTCTCGCCCTCGATGCAGTCGTCTGCGAGTCGGAGACTGAAGCGCTCGCGCTCGAGACCGTCGACTGTCCCGTCGTCTCCGTCGACGATCCCGGACACGACGATGTTGGATCGCTACAGCCGATCACCGAGGCGTACGCGATCCCAGTCCCGCTCAAGCGGAATCGAACTCACATGCTCATGTTCACCTCGGGAACCTCGGGCGAGCCGAAGGCTGTTCGCCTGACGGTTGGTAACCTCGTCGCCAGCGCGACCGCCTCGGCGTTCCGGCTCGGCGTCCTGCCGGACGATCGGTGGCTCTGCTGTCTGCCGATGTACCACATGGGTGGACTGGCTCCGGTCGTCCGGTCGACGCTCTACGGAACGACCGCCGTGATCCAGCGCGAGTTCGATCCCCGGGAAACGGCCCGCATTATCGACGACTGCGATATCACGGGTATTTCGCTCGTCCCGACGATGTGCAAGCGCCTGCTCGATGCCGGCTGGACGCCACCTGCCACGCTCCGATTCGTCCTGTTGGGCGGTGCGCCGGCCTCGCGGGAGTTGCTCGAGCGGTGTCGGGAGCGGGGAGTTCCGGTTCACCCGACATACGGTATGACCGAAACGGCGTCACAAGTCTCGACGGTGCGGCCGACAGACGCGTTCTCGCACCCGGGAACGGTCGGCCAGCCGCTGGGGTGCACCGATGTCTCGATCGTCGATGAGAACGGTGCGATCGTCGACACGGGAGAAACCGGTGAACTCGTCGTCTCGGGACCGACGGTGACGCCGGGCTATCTCGACGACGAGCACACCGAGTCGGCGTTCGGCGAGCGCGGGCTACACACTGGTGATGCCGGTTACCGCGACGAGGACGGTCGGCTATGGATCTCTAACCGGATCGACGACCGGATCGTCACCGGCGGCGAGAACGTCGATCCGGGCGAGGTGGTCGCGACACTCCGATCGCATCCCCGCGTCGACGACGCCGCGGTCGTCGGGCTCCCCGACGAGGAGTGGGGTGAACGGGTCGCGGCGCTCGTCGTTCCCGACCCCGAGATCGAGTCGGTCGGGCGGCTCGAGCAGTCGCTGCTCGCTCACTGCGACGATCGCCTCGCCGGGTTCAAGCGACCGAAGACGATCGGGTTCGCCGACGGGCTTCCCCGGACGGCGTCGGGAACCGTCGATCGCAACGCGGTTCGGGATCGGCTGCTCGAGGACGGCATCGACCTGACCGAGTCGCCGTGA
- a CDS encoding o-succinylbenzoate synthase, producing MSQTDDLSLGYRSFSLPLAEPLKTADGTIDSRDGFLVRLVDESGATDANGTGSGVPPESAVGYGEATPLQGWTESLEDCERALERARDALRTASPSEALEAVDRQVAARHALSLALADLQATRESTPLYRYLGQGPMVGRVPVNATIGDGTPAETVSEARRAVDRGFDCCKLKVGIRSVEADIERVRRVRDAVGSNVELRADANEAWTYEEAESALDAFADLGVSILEQPLPAGALEGHADLRAMSRGVSIALDEGLLEHGVDSICEADAADVVVLKPMALGGIDVARKVAAWLTELDITPLVTTTIDGVVARTGAVHLAAAIPDVPACGLATGELLAADLGRDPVLLEKGSAVVPQAKGLGVSDVWGDR from the coding sequence ATGAGTCAGACCGACGACCTCTCGCTCGGGTACCGATCGTTTTCGCTGCCCCTCGCCGAACCGCTGAAGACGGCCGACGGGACGATCGACTCGCGGGACGGATTTCTCGTCCGGCTGGTCGACGAGAGTGGCGCTACCGATGCGAACGGAACCGGCAGCGGAGTCCCGCCCGAATCCGCCGTCGGATACGGCGAAGCCACGCCGCTTCAGGGGTGGACCGAGTCCCTCGAAGACTGCGAACGGGCACTCGAGCGCGCTCGGGACGCACTTCGGACGGCCAGTCCGAGCGAGGCGCTCGAGGCGGTCGACCGGCAAGTCGCGGCCAGACACGCGCTCTCGCTCGCGCTCGCGGACCTGCAGGCGACCCGCGAATCGACGCCGCTGTACCGCTATCTCGGCCAGGGGCCGATGGTGGGTCGGGTTCCAGTCAACGCGACAATCGGCGATGGCACACCCGCGGAAACGGTATCCGAAGCGCGTCGGGCGGTCGATCGCGGCTTCGATTGCTGCAAGCTGAAGGTGGGGATCCGAAGCGTCGAAGCGGACATCGAGCGCGTTCGTCGCGTTCGCGACGCCGTCGGCTCGAACGTCGAACTGCGAGCCGACGCCAACGAGGCCTGGACCTACGAGGAAGCGGAATCCGCGCTCGACGCCTTCGCGGATCTGGGTGTTTCGATTCTCGAACAGCCGCTGCCCGCCGGCGCGCTCGAGGGACACGCCGATCTCCGGGCGATGAGTCGCGGCGTCTCGATCGCGCTCGACGAGGGGCTGCTCGAGCACGGCGTCGACTCGATCTGCGAGGCCGACGCGGCGGACGTCGTCGTCCTGAAGCCGATGGCGCTCGGCGGGATCGACGTGGCCCGGAAAGTCGCGGCCTGGCTGACCGAACTCGATATCACGCCGCTGGTGACGACGACGATCGACGGGGTCGTCGCGCGCACGGGCGCAGTTCACCTCGCGGCGGCGATCCCTGACGTGCCGGCCTGCGGGCTCGCGACCGGCGAACTGCTCGCGGCGGATCTCGGGCGGGATCCCGTGTTGCTCGAGAAGGGGTCGGCGGTCGTCCCGCAGGCGAAGGGACTCGGCGTCTCTGACGTCTGGGGTGACAGATGA
- a CDS encoding 1,4-dihydroxy-2-naphthoate polyprenyltransferase — MSSAEVEISRTKAWLMAARPQTLPAAAAPIIVGTGLAADEGVFALVPAVMAFVGSALIQIGTNFANDYYDAVNGADTADREGFTRVTQSGLISPEQVKLATVVTFGLAILTGTYLVYVGGLPILVIGLVSVFCGWAYTGGPYPLGYHGLGDLFVFVFFGLVAVTGTYYVQAAAVLAEPLATTIPDGTVPREAVAASLPVAGISTAILVVNNIRDLETDAETGKRTLAVRLGYRWSRLEYVTMLALAYAVPVWFWLAAGFGPSVLLPLVTLPYAAMVARTVWTRTDGEALNPALEGTGKLLAMYAICFAGGLVVL; from the coding sequence ATGAGTTCGGCCGAGGTCGAGATTTCACGGACGAAGGCGTGGCTGATGGCGGCCCGCCCCCAGACCTTGCCCGCGGCTGCGGCCCCGATCATCGTGGGGACGGGGCTAGCAGCCGACGAGGGGGTGTTCGCGCTGGTGCCGGCGGTGATGGCGTTCGTCGGGTCGGCGCTGATACAGATCGGAACGAACTTCGCGAACGACTACTACGACGCGGTCAATGGTGCCGACACGGCGGATCGCGAGGGCTTTACCCGAGTAACGCAGTCGGGGCTCATCTCGCCCGAGCAGGTCAAACTCGCGACCGTCGTGACGTTCGGGCTAGCGATACTCACCGGGACCTACCTCGTCTACGTCGGCGGGCTTCCGATCCTCGTGATCGGGCTCGTGAGCGTCTTCTGCGGCTGGGCCTACACGGGCGGCCCCTACCCGCTGGGCTATCACGGACTGGGCGACCTCTTCGTGTTCGTCTTCTTCGGCCTCGTCGCCGTGACCGGGACCTACTACGTCCAGGCCGCGGCCGTCCTCGCGGAGCCGCTGGCCACGACGATCCCCGACGGAACCGTCCCGCGCGAAGCCGTCGCAGCGAGCCTTCCCGTCGCCGGGATCTCGACGGCTATCCTCGTCGTGAACAACATTCGCGATCTGGAGACCGACGCCGAGACCGGTAAACGGACGCTCGCGGTCCGGCTCGGCTACCGGTGGAGCCGCCTCGAGTACGTGACCATGCTCGCGCTCGCCTACGCCGTCCCGGTCTGGTTCTGGCTCGCAGCCGGCTTCGGCCCCAGCGTACTGCTCCCGCTCGTCACGCTGCCCTACGCCGCGATGGTCGCCCGAACCGTCTGGACGCGAACCGACGGTGAAGCGCTCAACCCCGCGCTCGAGGGGACCGGCAAACTCCTCGCGATGTACGCGATCTGTTTCGCGGGGGGGCTGGTGGTCCTATGA
- a CDS encoding iron transporter, producing MNRRTYLRRTAVLPAVLTVTGCTAPGIGANEGNESSGDRETGAERDGDDATGSAPIPMIENPPDAVYLPGHRKSMRALEPVQTGDYALAPLLTYPHPFWLVTGTDRQLVEPDGSRGVHLMIIVWDSATERVLPVDGAPRVTIDGEDDWRRRSSLWPMLSQEMGLHFGDNVSLPNDGTYAVTVELPPVSMRRTGAFAGRFGETETATFEFTYDDAFREEVVDGIELLARERWGQRGALEPMTSDSDGENGGMHSEVPYSALPPADDYPGAQLVDPDADSGTGSADGVPRSGDASFVATLLESGSRLADGDDRYLLVSPRTPYNRVPLTNMSLRAGIERDGEQAVDDPLELTQTLDSEFGFHYGESIADARPGDSVTLTIESPPQTARHQGYETAFVEMEPLELVVPEP from the coding sequence ATGAATCGACGAACGTACCTCCGGCGGACGGCCGTTCTCCCGGCTGTACTCACCGTTACAGGCTGTACAGCGCCGGGTATCGGAGCGAACGAGGGTAACGAGAGCAGCGGCGACCGCGAAACCGGAGCCGAACGCGACGGCGATGATGCCACGGGATCCGCGCCGATTCCGATGATCGAGAACCCGCCGGACGCGGTCTATCTCCCCGGCCACCGGAAATCGATGCGAGCGCTCGAGCCGGTGCAGACCGGCGACTACGCGCTGGCACCGTTGCTCACGTACCCGCATCCGTTCTGGCTCGTCACCGGAACCGATCGCCAACTCGTCGAACCCGACGGCAGCCGCGGGGTCCACCTGATGATCATCGTCTGGGACTCGGCGACGGAACGCGTGCTTCCCGTCGACGGCGCGCCCCGAGTGACGATCGACGGCGAGGACGACTGGCGGCGACGATCGTCGCTGTGGCCCATGCTCTCCCAGGAAATGGGGCTTCACTTCGGGGACAACGTCTCCCTCCCGAACGATGGTACCTACGCCGTCACGGTCGAACTGCCCCCCGTTTCGATGCGGCGAACCGGTGCGTTCGCGGGACGCTTCGGCGAGACCGAGACGGCGACGTTCGAATTCACCTACGACGACGCCTTCCGCGAGGAAGTCGTCGACGGCATCGAACTACTGGCGCGAGAGCGCTGGGGACAGCGGGGAGCACTCGAGCCCATGACCTCCGATAGCGACGGAGAAAACGGGGGGATGCATTCCGAGGTGCCGTACTCCGCACTGCCGCCCGCTGACGACTATCCCGGAGCTCAGTTGGTCGATCCGGACGCGGACTCCGGGACGGGTTCGGCCGACGGAGTGCCGAGGAGCGGCGACGCATCGTTCGTCGCCACGCTGCTCGAGTCCGGTTCGCGGCTGGCCGACGGCGACGACCGGTACCTGCTCGTCTCACCGCGGACGCCGTACAACCGTGTGCCGCTCACAAACATGTCGCTGCGCGCCGGGATCGAACGCGACGGGGAACAGGCCGTCGACGACCCGCTCGAGCTCACGCAAACGCTCGATAGCGAGTTCGGGTTCCACTACGGAGAGTCCATCGCGGACGCGCGACCGGGCGATTCGGTAACGCTCACGATCGAATCACCGCCGCAAACGGCACGACACCAGGGATACGAGACCGCGTTCGTCGAGATGGAGCCGCTCGAGCTGGTGGTTCCCGAACCGTAA
- a CDS encoding 1,4-dihydroxy-2-naphthoyl-CoA synthase, whose protein sequence is MVSERFDPEQWEPVADLNDEFEDITYHRAVDSGTVRIAFDRPDVRNAFRPGTVDELYDALDHAKRQTDVGCILLTGNGPSSKDGGWAFCSGGDQTIRGEDGYQYEGDEERASEQGRLHILEVQRLIRHIPKVVVCVVPGWAVGGGHSLHVVCDLTLASEEHAKFLQTDPDVASYDAGFGSAYLAKQIGQKKAREVFFLGKTYDAAEAAEMGMVNEAVPHDELEETALEWGERINAKSPTAMRMLKYAFNMTDDGMVGQQVFAGEATRLGYMTDEAKEGRDAFVEGRDPDFDDYPWHY, encoded by the coding sequence ATGGTTTCGGAACGCTTCGACCCGGAGCAGTGGGAGCCGGTCGCAGACCTGAACGACGAGTTCGAGGACATCACGTACCACCGGGCGGTCGACTCTGGAACGGTCCGGATCGCGTTCGACCGACCCGATGTCCGCAACGCCTTTCGGCCGGGGACCGTCGACGAACTGTACGACGCGCTGGATCACGCCAAGCGCCAGACGGACGTGGGCTGTATCCTTCTGACCGGCAACGGTCCGTCCTCGAAGGACGGCGGCTGGGCCTTCTGTTCCGGCGGCGACCAGACGATCCGCGGCGAGGACGGCTATCAGTACGAAGGGGATGAAGAACGGGCATCCGAGCAGGGGAGGCTACACATCCTCGAGGTCCAGCGTCTCATCCGACACATTCCGAAGGTCGTCGTCTGCGTCGTCCCAGGATGGGCCGTCGGCGGCGGCCACTCGCTGCACGTCGTCTGCGATCTCACGCTCGCGAGCGAAGAACACGCGAAGTTCCTCCAGACCGACCCGGACGTAGCGAGCTACGACGCCGGCTTCGGCTCCGCGTACCTCGCCAAACAGATCGGCCAGAAGAAGGCCCGCGAGGTGTTCTTCCTCGGGAAAACCTACGACGCCGCGGAGGCCGCGGAGATGGGCATGGTCAACGAAGCCGTTCCCCACGACGAACTCGAGGAGACCGCCCTCGAGTGGGGCGAGCGCATCAACGCGAAGAGCCCGACGGCGATGCGGATGCTCAAGTACGCGTTCAACATGACCGACGACGGGATGGTCGGCCAGCAGGTCTTCGCGGGCGAGGCGACGCGGCTGGGATACATGACCGACGAGGCGAAGGAGGGACGGGATGCCTTCGTCGAGGGTCGCGATCCCGATTTCGACGACTACCCGTGGCACTACTGA
- a CDS encoding CPBP family intramembrane glutamic endopeptidase, whose protein sequence is MVGNVRGADVILLAVGFPLLAYGIARWGMRRGIAPSEWDYDVSLRPIGLALAGVVMYYAISGAVTVGYTQIVGTPQSAAASAALAESVGGSLWIAAMLFLANGLIVPITEELAWRGVIQTALMDSYGTYVGGILTAVAFVGKHLIVDGGASVLRLVSLVILGFILCGLRSRYGTASSTVAHLLVNSISTASVVFIAL, encoded by the coding sequence ATGGTTGGAAATGTTCGCGGAGCAGACGTGATTCTTCTCGCTGTTGGATTTCCACTGCTCGCATATGGAATCGCTCGCTGGGGAATGCGACGAGGGATTGCCCCTTCGGAGTGGGACTACGATGTTTCGCTTCGACCGATTGGACTCGCCCTCGCAGGCGTTGTCATGTACTATGCCATTAGTGGAGCGGTTACCGTAGGGTACACGCAGATCGTCGGTACGCCTCAATCGGCAGCTGCCAGTGCTGCTCTTGCAGAAAGCGTCGGTGGGTCACTCTGGATAGCTGCCATGCTCTTTCTCGCCAATGGACTTATCGTTCCGATCACAGAAGAACTCGCGTGGAGGGGGGTAATTCAGACGGCACTCATGGACTCATACGGCACCTATGTAGGTGGGATACTCACAGCAGTTGCCTTCGTCGGAAAACATCTTATTGTGGACGGTGGTGCTTCGGTTCTCCGTTTGGTCTCATTGGTTATCCTTGGATTCATTTTGTGCGGGTTGCGATCGCGGTATGGAACAGCTAGCAGTACGGTTGCCCACCTACTGGTGAACAGTATCTCAACCGCGTCAGTTGTTTTCATCGCTCTCTGA